In Populus nigra chromosome 10, ddPopNigr1.1, whole genome shotgun sequence, the following proteins share a genomic window:
- the LOC133705464 gene encoding uncharacterized protein LOC133705464 isoform X2 — protein MFSKLFQKNTAQQQPPSPQQQPPPQPQPPPPRAKDNVSKGGLTLKDINPRIALHYGIPSTASVLAFDHIQSVLAIGTLDGRIKVIGGDNIEGLLVSPKILPFKYLEFLQNQGILVSVSSDNEIQVWDLEQRQIASTLQWDSNITAFSVIFASSYMYIGDEYGMVYVLNYDAEEVKLVPMPYHVPADVAEVPDASGMSSPKNHSVVGVLPQPSSQGNKVLIAYEDGLMILWDVSEDKVVLVKGNKDIELKCEITADAHKEIGHKLSDDRSDYEPLEKEIAALCWASTDGSVLAVGYVDGDILLWNLSSTASATDKHAAKSSNDVVKLQLSTGDRRLPVIVLHWSSHRPHNECRGQLFIYGGDAIGSEEVLTILSLDWSSGIESLKCIGRVDLTLNGSFADMVVLPSGGLMGTSGTLVLTNPGQLHFYNDAGLSSSTSLQETRNYVSSMQFPMVIPTIEPQLTAAKFGLVFRDGKFSKALSEAISARKPQATHSSGNTNWPLTGGVPSHLHDAEKYQVERLYIAGYQDGTVRIWDATYPTFALIYVLGPEVKGINVANVNASVSALDFCSATLCLAIGNECGTVRLYKLVCSADEMILKFVTETEKEVYTLDQEDGPQCTAVFSFLSSPIYALQFANSGTRLAVGFHCARVAMLDTSTSSVLFLTDSLSGSSLPVKSLAVFSNCIDLINNSEDTGSTIVEDHVSLKVFAMTKDACIVVMDGNNGDILCSQSIKSATELMSPSIYIIEGGSYISEMSSGKHLSVSSQKSDTKSESAPAASCSESSPLKVDHEASATAAHFKQREENFLLLFCCEDALHLHSLNEVDSDPIRKVNLMKPCCWSTPFKKDDKECGIILLYQTGEIEIRSLPDLEVVVESSLMSILRWNFKTNMEKTICPSENAQIILVNGCEFAAISLLASENHFRIPESLPCLHDKLLTAAADATISLSPNQKITRGASSGILGGLIKGFPGSKAEHHVDLLEVCKNDFAHLESIFSSPPFLKPSIDHVDGQKVVELSIDDIDIDEPLFVSPSSETKKNDTKDKGTERERLFEGASTDSQPKLRTADEIKAKYRKGDASAAAAHAKEKLIQRQEKLERLSERTAELQRGAENFASMANELAKQMEKRKWWNI, from the exons TTTCTACAAAATCAAGGTATCCTAGTCAGCGTGTCAAGTGACAATGAGATTCAG GTTTGGGATTTAGAGCAAAGACAAATTGCTTCCACTTTACAATGGGACTCCAATATAACTGCATTCTCTGTTATTTTTGCCTCAAGTTACAT GTATATTGGAGATGAGTATGGGATGGTGTATGTATTAAATTATGATGCCGAAGAAGTTAAACTTGTACCGATGCCATACCATGTTCCTGCAGACGTAGCAGAGG TGCCAGATGCATCTGGTATGTCATCACCTAAGAATCACTCTGTTGTAGGAGTTCTGCCCCAACCTTCTTCTCAAGGAAACAA aGTGTTGATTGCATATGAGGATGGGTTGATGATTCTTTGGGATGTCTCTGAAGATAAAGttgttctagttaaagggaaCAAAGATATTGAATTGAAATGTGAAATAACAGCTGATGCTCACAAAGAAATAGGACACAAGCTTTCTGATGATAGATCAGACTATGAGCCATTGGAGAAAGAGATAGCTGCCCTCTGTTGGGCATCTACTGATGGGTCAGTTCTTGCTGTTGGTTATGTTGATGGAGATATATTGTTGTGGAACCTATCAAGCACTGCTTCTGCTACAGATAAGCATGCTGCAAAATCATCAAACGATGTTGTTAAGCTACAGTTATCCACAGGTGACAGAAGACTCCCTGTCATTGTTTTGCATTGGTCTTCACACAGACCGCATAATGAGTGCCGTGGCCAGCTCTTTATCTACGGCGGTGATGCAATTGGATCTGAAGAAGTTCTAACG ATTTTGAGCCTTGATTGGTCTTCTGGAATAGAAAGTCTAAAATGCATTGGGCGTGTTGATCTTACTCTGAATGGTTCTTTTGCTGATATGGTTGTTTTACCTAGTGGTGGCTTGATGGGAACTTCAGGCACTTTGGTATTAACTAATCCAGGACAGCTGCACTTTTATAATGACGCTGGCTTGTCTTCCTCAACGTCCCTACAAGAGACAAGGAATTATGTTTCTTCAATGCAGTTCCCCATGGTTATACCTACTATCGAACCACAATTGACTGCAGCAAAATTTGGTCTGGTCTTTAGAGATGGCAAGTTCTCAAAGGCTCTCTctgag gcaATTTCTGCTAGAAAACCTCAAGCAACACATTCTTCTGGAAATACAAATTGGCCTTTGACTGGTGGAGTTCCTAGCCATCTTCATGATGCTGAAAAATATCAGGTCGAGAGATTATATATAGCTGGTTACCAAGATGGAACTGTAAGAATATGGGATGCCACCTATCCAACATTTGCACTCATTTATGTTTTAGGACCGGAG GTCAAAGGTATCAATGTTGCTAATGTTAATGCATCAGTATCTGCTTTGGATTTTTGCTCCGCTACCTTATGTTTAGCTATTGGCAATGAGTGTGGTACG GTTCGTCTATATAAGCTTGTATGTAGTGCTGATGAGATGATTTTGAAGTTTGTGACAGAAACTGAAAAAGAAG TCTACACTCTGGACCAAGAGGATGGACCTCAATGTACAGCTGTATTTTCTTTCCTAAGTTCTCCTATATATGCATTGCAATTTGCAAATTCTGGAACCAGACTTGCTGTGGGATTTCATTGTGCCCGG GTAGCAATGCTTGACACTAGTACATCATCTGTTTTATTTCTCACGGACAGTCTATCTGGCTCCAGTTTGCCTGTCAAGTCTCTGGCTGTGTTTTCAAATTGTATTGACTTAATAAATAATTCAGAAGACACTGGATCCACAATTGTGGAAGATCATGTAAGTTTGAAAGTGTTTGCTATGACCAAAGATGCCTGTATTGTTGTCATGGATGGAAACAATGGTGATATTCTCTGCTCCCAATCAATAAAATCTGCAACGGAACTTATGTCACCTTCAATATATATTATAG AGGGTGGCAGCTACATCTCTGAAATGTCTAGTGGAAAACATTTATCTGTTTCATCTCAGAAAAGTGACACTAAAAGTGAATCTGCCCCAGCTGCTTCTTGCAGTGAAAGTTCTCCACTTAAAGTTGACCACGAGGCCTCTGCTACAGCAGCCCACTTTAAGCAGAGAGaagaaaattttcttcttttgttttgttgtgagGATGCATTGCATTTGCATTCTTTGAATGAG GTGGACAGTGATCCTATTCGAAAGGTAAATCTCATGAAACCATGCTGTTGGAGTACACCATTCAAGAAGGACGATAAAGAGTGTGGGATCATTTTACTCTATCAGACCGGAGAGATTGAAATTAG ATCTTTGCCAGATCTTGAAGTGGTTGTAGAAAGCTCTTTAATGTCAATCCTAAGGTGGAACTTCAAGACTAATATGGAGAAGACAATATGTCCATCTGAAAATGCTCAGATTATTCTG gtGAATGGATGTGAATTTGCTGCTATATCGCTTTTGGCCTCTGAAAACCACTTcag GATTCCAGAGTCATTGCCTTGCCTTCATGATAAACTACTTACAGCTGCTGCTGATGCCACAATCAGTTTATCTCCCAATCAGAAGATAACACGG GGTGCTTCCTCTGGTATTTTAGGTGGTTTGATTAAGGGTTTCCCAGGGAGCAAGGCAGAGCACCATGTAGATCTTCTTGAAGTTTGTAAGAATGATTTTGCTCATTTAGAGAGCATATTTTCCAGCCCTCCTTTCTTAAAGCCTTCTATCGACCATGTGGATGGCCAAAAAGTTGTGGAGCTTAGCATAG ATGACATTGATATTGATGAACCTCTATTTGTCTCACCTTCATCTGAAACGAAGAAGAATGATACTAAAG ATAAGGGAACAGAAAGGGAAAGATTATTTGAAGGTGCAAGTACTGATTCACAGCCAAAGCTCAGAACAGCCGATGAAATTAAGGCTAAATATAGGAAGGGG GATGCCTCTGCTGCAGCTGCACATGCAAAGGAGAAGCTCATACAACGCCAGGAAAAACTTGAG AGGCTCAGTGAGCGTACAGCGGAGCTGCAAAGAGGGGCCGAAAACTTTGCATCAATGGCAAATGAACTTGCCAAGCAAATGGAGAAACGCAAATGGTGGAACATATGA